In the Desulfobacterales bacterium genome, one interval contains:
- the pyrF gene encoding orotidine-5'-phosphate decarboxylase has translation MKQAKDYIIFPLDVATVAEARHYAVALKSSVGMFKVGLELFIRSGPEIINMIRSESDAGIFLDLKLHDIPETVRRAMAVVADLGVTIATVHCGESPAMLEAAVAGSGGRVGVLGVTVLTSVSAANIQSAGFKEEFSRDLSRLVLKRALAAKAAGMTGIVCSGLEVKTIKAIIGREFICVTPGIRMARELSGADDQHRVATPAEAVRNGSDYLVIGRPIRDAKDPVAAADRIAEEIAGVI, from the coding sequence ATGAAGCAGGCAAAAGATTATATTATTTTCCCGCTGGATGTGGCGACGGTGGCGGAAGCCCGGCATTATGCGGTTGCGTTGAAGTCCTCAGTGGGCATGTTCAAGGTGGGCCTGGAGCTTTTCATTCGATCCGGACCGGAAATCATCAACATGATTCGATCCGAAAGTGATGCCGGCATATTTCTGGATCTAAAGCTTCACGATATTCCCGAGACGGTTCGGCGGGCCATGGCGGTTGTGGCGGATTTAGGTGTGACGATAGCAACGGTTCACTGCGGGGAATCACCGGCCATGCTTGAAGCGGCCGTTGCGGGAAGCGGCGGAAGGGTCGGGGTATTGGGCGTGACCGTGCTGACCAGCGTGTCGGCAGCCAATATTCAATCGGCCGGGTTCAAGGAGGAATTCTCGCGGGATCTATCCAGACTCGTTCTGAAGCGGGCCCTTGCGGCAAAGGCGGCTGGTATGACCGGTATCGTGTGTTCGGGGCTTGAAGTGAAAACCATCAAAGCCATAATTGGCAGGGAGTTTATCTGCGTCACGCCGGGCATACGCATGGCCAGGGAGCTTTCCGGTGCGGACGACCAGCACCGGGTCGCTACACCCGCTGAGGCGGTTCGGAACGGATCGGATTATCTGGTGATTGGGCGCCCCATTCGGGACGCCAAGGATCCGGTGGCTGCGGCCGATCGGATTGCTGAGGAGATCGCCGGCGTTATCTGA
- a CDS encoding aspartate kinase, with translation MGLIVQKYGGTSVADLDRIKNVAQRVAKTFDQGNDVVVVLSAMAGITDKLINMANQISDFPEKRELDVLLATGEQTTVALLAMTLLSMGYRSQSLLGHQAEVSTDCSFGSARIIEIGASRIRELLNEKCIVVVAGFQGCDAAGNITTLGRGGSDTSAVAIAAALKADVCEIYTDVDGIYTTDPNICDKARKLDTICYDEILEMASLGAKVLQIRSVEFAKKYHVPVHVRSSFSEEEGTMLVNEEQNMERPVVIGVTCSKNEARITIRKVPDQPGICAKIFTLLADAGIVVDMILQNTRIGGLTDVTFTVPKPDFKQAEKLARSVAAEINAEDVWTADDIAKVSITGVGMKSHSGVAAKMFSALADENINIRMISTSEIRISCVIDLKYAELAVRTLHNAFELDKKD, from the coding sequence ATGGGACTGATTGTACAAAAATACGGCGGGACATCCGTCGCCGATCTGGATCGGATTAAAAATGTCGCCCAACGGGTCGCCAAGACCTTTGATCAAGGCAATGACGTGGTGGTGGTGCTTTCCGCCATGGCCGGCATTACGGACAAATTAATCAACATGGCCAATCAAATTTCCGATTTTCCGGAAAAACGAGAACTGGATGTGTTGCTGGCCACCGGAGAACAGACAACCGTGGCCTTGCTTGCCATGACGCTTCTGTCCATGGGATACCGATCGCAATCGCTTTTAGGGCATCAGGCCGAGGTCAGCACCGATTGCTCCTTCGGAAGCGCCAGGATCATCGAAATCGGCGCTTCGCGCATTCGAGAGCTGCTCAATGAAAAATGCATCGTGGTCGTAGCCGGTTTTCAGGGGTGCGATGCCGCCGGAAACATCACGACCCTGGGCCGGGGTGGATCAGACACCTCCGCTGTTGCCATCGCCGCAGCGCTTAAAGCGGATGTATGCGAAATCTACACGGACGTTGACGGCATTTACACAACAGACCCCAATATCTGTGACAAGGCCAGAAAGCTCGACACGATTTGCTATGATGAAATTCTTGAAATGGCAAGCCTGGGCGCCAAGGTACTGCAAATCCGTTCCGTTGAGTTTGCCAAAAAGTACCATGTCCCGGTCCACGTCAGATCATCTTTTTCCGAGGAGGAAGGAACCATGCTGGTTAATGAAGAACAAAATATGGAACGCCCGGTGGTCATCGGCGTCACCTGCAGCAAGAACGAAGCACGCATCACCATTCGGAAGGTGCCCGATCAACCGGGAATTTGCGCCAAAATTTTCACGCTCCTTGCCGATGCCGGTATCGTGGTGGACATGATTCTTCAAAACACCCGAATCGGCGGCTTGACCGATGTCACCTTCACTGTGCCCAAACCTGATTTCAAACAAGCCGAAAAGCTGGCGCGCAGCGTGGCTGCGGAGATAAATGCCGAGGATGTCTGGACAGCGGACGACATCGCAAAGGTTTCCATTACCGGCGTGGGAATGAAGAGTCATTCCGGTGTGGCCGCCAAAATGTTTTCGGCACTGGCCGATGAAAACATCAACATTCGAATGATCAGTACGTCTGAAATCCGAATCTCGTGCGTCATCGATCTCAAATATGCGGAACTGGCCGTCCGAACGCTTCACAACGCATTCGAGTTGGACAAAAAAGACTAA
- the tsaE gene encoding tRNA (adenosine(37)-N6)-threonylcarbamoyltransferase complex ATPase subunit type 1 TsaE — protein METDCLKLETLTRSVTETRALGRRIGNAITGGLVIALTGDLGSGKTAFVQGLAKGIGVPDADYVTSPTYSIIHEYSGRLALFHMDLYRINDSSEAEDIGIYDLIQPENLVAIEWPEMIASELPKDHLSLFFEIQSDTTRKISICAYGLQAKSVIRRLDISTKNGCAAQQK, from the coding sequence ATGGAAACTGATTGTCTGAAACTGGAGACGCTCACCCGATCAGTCACGGAAACCCGGGCGCTGGGCCGGCGCATCGGCAATGCAATCACAGGCGGCCTTGTCATCGCACTGACCGGGGATCTAGGCAGCGGTAAAACAGCCTTTGTTCAGGGCCTCGCCAAAGGAATCGGTGTTCCCGACGCGGATTATGTCACCAGCCCCACCTATTCGATCATCCATGAATATTCGGGCCGGCTTGCGCTGTTTCATATGGATCTTTATCGCATAAACGATTCCAGTGAGGCGGAAGATATCGGCATTTATGACCTGATTCAACCGGAAAACCTCGTTGCGATCGAATGGCCCGAAATGATCGCGTCGGAACTTCCGAAAGATCATCTCTCGCTTTTTTTCGAAATTCAAAGCGATACGACACGCAAAATTTCCATTTGCGCTTATGGACTTCAGGCAAAGAGTGTGATAAGGAGGCTCGACATTTCCACCAAGAACGGCTGCGCAGCGCAACAAAAATAA
- a CDS encoding NAD(P)H-hydrate dehydratase encodes MYVVTASEMREMDSLTIRDFGLPGRLLMENAGYGAVRAMLTRFPDLASRRIGIMAGCGNNGGDGFVMARYLARKGAPVTVFLLTESSKVKGDAAANLHLLNPIGVPVIEVPDMRAFAEQQPRMRHTNLWVDAILGTGLTAEVRPFYQAIIEFINASGKPVVAVDIPSGLSSDTALPCGAAVQAQLTTTFAYPKIGHFLYPGAELTGELEIVDIGIPTHITDRVAPKQQLLTREIIGGLIPKRRPDAHKGATGHLLVIAGGPGKTGAAVMSATSAMRAGAGLVTLGIASSLCASVSSHLMEVMTSTLPETGTGVLGESALMPILELSTGKKCLAIGPGLGAAEDTRRLVHGLLPEAAVPLVIDADGLNCLSDTPQLLQKTKVPAVITPHPGEMARLTGLSTAAIQKDRVACARNFAVRYHTCVVLKGARTVIAFPDGHVFINPTGNAGMASGGMGDVLTGVIAGLIVQGMAPQFAALAGVYLHGAAADRLSQTSGPFGFLASEVMAQLPYQIAALAQPETSAARHNAPNHGN; translated from the coding sequence ATGTATGTCGTAACCGCTTCCGAAATGCGGGAAATGGATTCACTCACCATCCGTGATTTTGGCCTGCCCGGCAGACTGCTCATGGAAAACGCCGGATACGGTGCCGTCCGGGCGATGCTCACCCGGTTTCCGGATTTAGCGTCCCGGCGCATCGGGATCATGGCGGGCTGCGGCAACAACGGCGGCGATGGATTTGTGATGGCGCGTTATCTCGCCCGAAAAGGCGCACCTGTCACCGTTTTTCTTCTGACTGAAAGCTCGAAGGTTAAAGGAGACGCAGCGGCAAATTTGCACCTCCTGAATCCGATAGGGGTTCCCGTCATCGAAGTGCCCGACATGCGCGCATTTGCCGAACAACAGCCCCGAATGCGACACACGAATCTATGGGTGGATGCCATTCTCGGAACCGGACTGACGGCCGAAGTGCGCCCTTTTTACCAAGCGATCATCGAATTTATCAATGCCAGCGGCAAGCCGGTCGTGGCGGTGGATATACCCTCCGGGCTGAGCAGTGATACGGCCCTGCCCTGCGGCGCCGCCGTTCAGGCACAACTCACCACCACCTTTGCCTATCCCAAGATCGGGCACTTCCTCTATCCCGGCGCTGAATTGACCGGCGAACTGGAGATTGTCGATATCGGCATTCCGACCCACATCACTGATCGAGTGGCGCCGAAACAACAGCTGCTGACCCGGGAGATTATCGGCGGCCTTATTCCGAAGCGTCGCCCCGATGCCCATAAGGGCGCAACGGGCCATCTGCTGGTCATTGCCGGCGGCCCCGGAAAAACCGGGGCGGCGGTTATGAGCGCCACGTCGGCCATGAGAGCAGGCGCGGGGCTCGTGACCCTCGGCATCGCGTCCAGTCTCTGTGCTTCTGTGTCATCCCACCTGATGGAAGTCATGACATCCACGCTGCCCGAAACCGGAACCGGCGTTCTGGGCGAATCCGCCCTAATGCCGATTCTTGAATTATCGACCGGGAAAAAATGCCTGGCCATCGGCCCTGGTCTCGGCGCCGCCGAGGACACCCGTCGGCTGGTTCACGGCCTTCTACCGGAAGCAGCCGTCCCCCTGGTGATCGATGCGGATGGACTCAATTGCTTGTCTGATACCCCGCAACTGCTTCAAAAGACCAAAGTCCCCGCCGTCATTACGCCTCACCCCGGTGAAATGGCACGCCTGACCGGCCTCAGCACGGCAGCCATTCAGAAAGACCGTGTGGCATGCGCCCGAAATTTCGCTGTTCGCTATCACACATGCGTCGTATTAAAAGGGGCACGCACCGTAATCGCGTTTCCCGATGGCCACGTATTTATCAACCCCACCGGCAACGCCGGCATGGCCTCCGGCGGCATGGGGGATGTGCTGACCGGTGTTATCGCGGGCCTTATCGTGCAGGGCATGGCACCGCAATTTGCGGCCCTGGCAGGCGTTTATCTGCATGGTGCGGCGGCCGATCGATTGTCCCAAACCTCGGGGCCGTTCGGTTTTCTGGCGAGCGAGGTGATGGCGCAGCTTCCGTATCAAATCGCCGCATTGGCTCAACCCGAAACCTCAGCTGCCCGCCATAACGCTCCGAATCATGGAAACTGA
- a CDS encoding pyridoxine 5'-phosphate synthase, translated as MANLAVNVDHIATLRQARGTRYPDPVAAAVLAELAGAEGIVVHLREDRRHIQDRDVRLLREVIQTKMILEMAATSEMVGIAMSIKPDLVTLVPEKREELTTEGGLDLIVNKTAIAEAVDILQDAGIPVSIFIDPAPSQIKIAHQINASMIEIHTGAFCEAIHPRKKNEAFSQILDAAKLAHRLKLGVNAGHGLCYNTIGAFKGLTEIDEFSIGHSIIARAALVGMEQAVKEMLALVKGL; from the coding sequence ATGGCCAACTTAGCAGTCAATGTGGATCATATTGCCACCCTGAGGCAGGCTCGCGGCACCCGCTATCCGGACCCCGTTGCCGCCGCCGTGCTGGCGGAACTGGCTGGCGCCGAAGGCATCGTTGTTCATCTGAGGGAAGATCGACGTCATATTCAGGACAGGGATGTCCGGTTGTTGCGGGAAGTGATTCAGACAAAAATGATTCTTGAAATGGCCGCAACCAGCGAAATGGTCGGCATCGCCATGAGTATCAAGCCGGATTTGGTCACCCTGGTGCCTGAAAAACGCGAAGAGCTGACCACCGAAGGGGGGCTGGACCTGATCGTTAACAAAACCGCCATCGCAGAAGCCGTCGACATCCTTCAGGACGCCGGCATTCCCGTCAGCATCTTCATCGATCCGGCCCCTTCACAGATTAAGATTGCGCACCAAATCAACGCCTCCATGATTGAAATTCATACCGGCGCCTTTTGCGAGGCCATCCATCCCAGGAAAAAAAATGAGGCTTTTAGCCAAATTCTCGACGCCGCAAAACTGGCCCATCGACTGAAACTCGGTGTCAATGCAGGCCACGGCTTGTGTTATAACACCATCGGCGCATTCAAGGGGTTAACGGAAATCGACGAATTCAGCATCGGCCACAGTATTATCGCCCGGGCCGCGCTCGTGGGGATGGAACAGGCGGTTAAGGAGATGCTGGCCCTTGTCAAAGGATTGTGA
- the ybeY gene encoding rRNA maturation RNase YbeY — MIHKAATVILNALDCPDGELSLLIVDDSGIAALNQQYLNRTGPTNVIAFPMREGEFSMVTPTLLGDVVISADTAQREAEAADIPMEDRFLALLIHGVLHLFGYDHENDAAQAAIMEEKADELMHLIKQSQ; from the coding sequence ATGATTCACAAGGCAGCGACGGTCATCTTAAACGCCTTGGATTGTCCTGACGGTGAGCTGTCCCTTCTGATTGTGGACGACTCGGGAATCGCCGCGTTAAATCAGCAATACCTCAATCGGACAGGCCCCACCAATGTGATCGCTTTTCCCATGCGTGAAGGCGAATTTTCCATGGTAACCCCAACCCTTTTGGGGGATGTGGTTATCTCAGCCGACACGGCCCAACGAGAAGCGGAAGCGGCGGATATTCCCATGGAAGATCGGTTTCTGGCGCTGTTAATTCACGGGGTGTTACATCTGTTCGGGTATGATCATGAAAATGATGCGGCACAAGCCGCCATCATGGAAGAAAAAGCCGATGAATTGATGCATCTGATCAAACAAAGCCAATAA